The Ziziphus jujuba cultivar Dongzao chromosome 1, ASM3175591v1 genome segment TTGCAGTACAAGAAAAAGGGTAGATTTGTGTCACATAATGGATTGGATCATGTGAGCCCTCGAATGAGAAATTACTTGACATCCAATTTTGATAACCTATTATTTCAATAGTATCTGACATATTTAAACGACAGCGTTTGGCTATAGGCTTAACCTGAACCTATAGACCCAATTATGGGAAAATGGTTCATTATATGGTCGATATCACCTCTTCGCatctctgtttttctttcttttcaattttgatacGCCACCCAAGTACCATTAAACACAGCTATTGAATTTCAAAGGGTACAAGAAGATGGCATACTTCAGCCAAGAAGTACATCGTTTGCCCAGAAAAATTATCTGATGGAATCACAGGGGGAGCAGACTCTTTCCGCTGTTTCTCTGAGACCATCTGAAAAATGTGCAGGCAGAATTTAAGTTAAACAGCTTAAATGGGCAATAGTTTCTTTTCTGAAGCAACACATAGTGCAACTAACCTCAGCTTCAACTTCTCCAAGAATGGCTGCTATTCTCAAATGATAAGTCTTTTCTCCTTCAACCTTCAAAAGTATACGTTTAGTTATGATTATTACCAAACTCCAGTTATATGCTTTGACTTAGAACTTATGTcctgataaaaaagaaaaatacataatccaTGCAAACCATTGAAACAAGCCTCTGAAAAGTCAATCTTTGTTGCTGTGATTCAACAGCAGCCAATGCAGCAGCAGCTTCTTTACCCAAAACTGCCATGTTCGCTTTAAGTTCTTGCATCTTTGCTTCAGCTGCATGCAGCTTTGCAACATGTTCAGGACTTGGGGCTTCCCTTACTCGTGCTTGTCTCCTTGAAACTTCTGCTGCCTGTTTGCTTTTTGTGGTCAATACGAATTATGAGTTTACAAAGGATATACTAAGAAGGGAACCCAAGTAATTAAGTATGATGATCATCCAACATAGGAAGCTACAAGTATACAGTAGTCCCACATCCAATATAGAAAGCTACAAATATACAGTAATCCCAGCTTTTTGGATACCTGTGCCTCTGCTTCCTGTCTCATTCGACTATAACGTTGAGCAAGATGGCGAGCATCTTCCAAAGGAGCACCAGTTATCATTGCTCTCAATGGATCTAAAACCTGAAACCACATATATAATTCATGCTTCTATATTGATTCATAAATGAATATTACCACAACTGATTTCTGCAGTACATGAAATTTGCTCATACAGTTCAATTTATTCAGTTATAAGCCATTCTTAAGGTTTTATCAATCTAAGCTCTAACGCCAAGAAACTTAATGAATTTGTTGGTCTTTTAAGTATGCTGCCTTATAATGTAAGAGTAAGACTTCATGCTAGAAACTATTAGTCTATTACTGGCCCAGGACCATGTTAAATGACTAAAGAAATTGCACTGAAGAGCAAGTAGCTCAACTTAGATTTTAATTTACTAAGAACAAAAAGGACCAGCGGATCATGAATAAATATCTGAGCCACCAACTAGATCTGAAAGGATGCTCAAGAAGATTTATCTTCCAGAACAATTCTAAAGTTTACACATatgtaagaaaaattataaCCAGCCAACAAGTAAAACCACTAGCAGAATGGTATATTGAATTACACAAGTCAACCTGTAAAGATAACAGCTTATTAAACTCCTCTTGTTCCTTTTCTACATGCTTCCGGGCATCACCATATATAGACGCTCCCTTTGCTAAAATATTGTCATTAATATTTTCAACTCCATATCTGCAACAGTCCTCGGACAACTTGGTTCCTGACTAACACAAAGATTATAATGAATAAGTGCTAAGtacaaaagcaacaacagttatatttgcaaataaaagTCAGTAAAGTCCAAACTGGTTCTACTCAATAATGTATTGCCATATAATAAGAAAATCTCACTCATAATACATAAATTTTTACCTGTTTCAATATGTTTATACCCTATTGCAGTAAATGATTCTGCTGCTTTAACAATTTCTTTCTGCAAATCCTGGAAAGACGAGTAAACAGGATATACTTATGCGAGCAAAGAATTTAACAGATATTGAAAGTTGGATAGCAGAGGACATTGACTGACTCAAACAGATTTAACCTTAAAGAGAAACAAGATAGGGAAATTCCCTGTCAACTAAGGATACGAAAGAAATAGGATTACCTATATCCTGCTACTAAGTTTTACAGGCAATTTCATATTCCACTTTATGTATTCATTTATAATCCAATTTCCCTTGCCACAAACTTATGTTGTGGAAACTTATACACTCACAACATCAAAGAAGTGTTTTCTTCCATTGGtaatatttccattataatataTTCCTTGTCAATTTGCAAAGCAATAAGAAAATCCACCTCTTAAAGCAAAGGAATTTAAAGCTCAGGTTTAACAAAAGAACACATTTCCATAAAgaaaaggagatttggtttACCAGAAAGTAGACAGCATGCACTCTCCATGCATCTACAATTATATGACATgatatttcttttgaaaaagaGCATGATGACCACAAGCATCTTTTTTATAGTCCTCTCCTGATTTCTTACAAACCTAGATTTCATATCTTATGGAAGATTTAAAATCTTTATCCGAAACTCTGAATTATAACTCAAGCACTATcttctgtatatataaatataaaataaaaaaacaaaatgcctTCTTCACTGGATGCCAATATAACCTCAAAGTTTATGTGTTTGTGCTTTTCCCCAATGGCAGGAGATCTCATAAACTATTTGGATTAGCTCTCATAAactaattacaaataatatacaACCTCACAATCTAACATTATAAACAGAAAAACTAAATGCCTGGTACCTTTCCTGCACGAGTGGATCTGTACAATTTCTCTAGCTGTTGATGTCTCTGCATCTCTAACTCATCTATTACCACCACATCAGAGCTTTCATAACCAGTCCCACTAAACTGCTTTATTACAGCCtgaaatgcataataaattgaaGGAGAAAGTAAGAATAATAGACCCAACCATTTTCTACCTCCAATCCACAACTTAACCATACTTGGAAAACCATAAAGAATTACAGCCATACTTGACTTTGAAATGTTCATATAAATGCTAGATCTTTATTATAACATATCAAAAGGAATAATATTTACATTGGGATTTTTATATTGAAACTAAAACCTTTTAAGTCTTCTCTTTTCCTATGTTTTCTcagtaaacaaaaaaagagcattgggaaaaaaaaaaaatggaaattcagGTCCCAAAAACCATTCCACACATTCCTTATGCATCTTAGATCAACAAAGAGTATAAAAACCTCAAAGTTCGACATTTTCTCTAAATCCGACATTTTCACAGGAACCAAACAGAATTGCAGAACACCCAAGAACAGGAAAATCACCTGCTGTTGCTTTGCGACCTGCTCTCTGAGCTTGCTGGCTTGTTTTCTTAGAGCATCCATCGTGTTGTTCTTCTTCAAGCTCTGGTTTCTTCTTCCAGAGCACAAGAAAATGGATTCAGATTGGATAAAAAAGACGACGAATTATCagagtaaagaaaaaaattaagaaacagcCCTTTGAAAGTTCGAagtggaaaaagaaataaataaataaataaaaggcttTTGGGATCTGAAAGCGGAGAACTTGAACAAGCTCAATGCAGGGGCTCGATGCTTACAGCATTCTTTTTCCTCCGTCTGTTGGGGAATGGTTGTGTATTGTTGAGTGTAAGATTTTCTCATGCACcttcatggaaatttttattatgGGCCTGAGAATACTGATAATCTCGGTTGGGCCACTATTGTTTTTTACTAAGATCCAATAGAGTGATGGACCGGGATAATAGCCGAATTAGTTGTTGACAATAaagttactaaaatattattaattttacaaagCATGCCATCGTActtttaatattatgaaaaaaatttaatttttaaactctttttctatttcataatctttaaaaactttttcattttaaaaagtcaaagataTGTTCCAACCCTCCTACCCTGTAATTTTGactttataatttgattttttgaaaatgctCTCCAAATATGGACACTCCATGTTTACCCCCATCAATGGGTTCCAGGTGAATCTTGTACCGTTGATAGATGCAATTGCTGCTGCGATACGGTCTGCACCATTGATGGATGCATATTCCGTAGGGTCAACATGTGTATGTGGACCCACCACCCATAGCATTTTACTATTTATGGCCTTTAGTCCCACCAGGATACATAATAACAGCACcataataaatttgtttgttgatcggattttaaaatagttttttattttataaaatagaaaattatttttaaaataattattaatttttaaaaataattttaaaaaataaaatttaaaaaatattaaaatgatatttttttattttttattttttaattttgaaaattgttttttaaatattagtggccaaatatttttattttcaaaaaataaataaaaacggtttatttttttattttcaaaataatattttgaaaactgaaaataaaaaaacatggaattttttttttccttttcctctttatttgttttttgttattttaatttgaactaTTAATCttaacatataattttaattaataatatttagttaGCAAACTAATGGTGCATATTGGACCTGATCTCCATATCAACACTCGTTGGCCCAGTTCGATAAAACCATGCGGTTTAACAAAACAGAGGTTTTGTAGGCTAACtactaatattaatatataattttaattctttgtttttttttgttattttaatttgaactatttatattaatataaaaaaatattgtttgttattgttattagtcAATATGCCAGTGAATTCCATATGTTTATATAAGTAAAAACAACCTACATgataatagaaatatatatatatatatatatatatataaatattgaatttattaccatataaaataataataatcactgttgttaatatataataatattttttttttttctctgataaaaaaatttgaccaTCCTAACTTATTTGTTTGCTCAATAAAAATATGTGCAATTCCATTTAAAGACCAAAAGTGtatagtttcttttttatttgggaTAACAAAGTTTCCTAGGCATGTTTTTCCGTTGCCTTTGGGCATCAAATTTTCTGACACAAGTGTCATTTTTGAACCTATTGAATGCCGTTTTGAAGGTCTCACCAAGGAGAATTCGATTCCACTTTGATCTTTCATAATGATCAAGTGGCCCACTCAAAATTAAACCTCGAAATAGacatacttttttgttttttcctaatAAAAGAGGCATATCCATAATTGCGGTCATAACCGCAGTACGTGGAAATTGAGAAAATTGAGAATTAAAGCAATAGTATTCCATACATGGAAGCTTCATATTGGTTTCTCTCTCACAGGTCATTGTCCACTCCAATTTTTGGCTGAGCCATGATCTGATCAAATAAGGAACTTGATCGACATCTTTCCttgttttcctctttttttttttaatgtttgtaTAGGTGATGGTTAAACAAAAAAGACACCCTACATCATTGAAAAACTTTTTATACAAGTTATACATGAATAATACGGTGTTACTTTCACttggttattaaaaaaaaatacatcgaATTACTTTATAAGttccaaataatttattttgacattatatataactataaattattcattttttgtttcataTGATAATTATGAATGACATGGAATAACatcctttaaaaaatatatatatatgggttaaaatacacatatatatatatatatatgtggtaacttactatttatattaattgCAGCAAGTTACTCTTTAATTTATAGGCCCAACAAAATGGCAACTGCGATTGTAAGTGTACAAATAggtatctgaaaaaaaaaaaaagaagagggatGTTAAGTGGTATGTTTGTAAGTATTTATAAGTAAGGTTAATATTACCTGTTAATTTGTTTGTAAGTGAATAtgtctatatttatttattggaagTCCACAaggaaagctttttttttttttttttttcctttttaaaatccCATTATGAAGAAAGAAATCATATTTGAATTAGGGACTTctttttaaaagtatgaaaaaggtcttctttattatcttttctAGTCCTCGATCGCTATTGCCTAGTTGCCCATGCCCGTGCCGACAAACAATGAACCTTATAGAATTCGTATGACATTTAAAAATAGACCATTTTCGAACTTCAAAAGCTTAACTAATCCTTCCATGATCGTCGGCAAAGCTTCCATTCATATGTGTCCCAAATTGACTAACCGCTTgacaatttatttatcttttttgctTCAACAATTCATAATCAATTGTTGTATGAAGTTATTGTTAAATTATTGATATTGTTAAATAGCCTTtaaaaaaagaacttaaaaaaaaaaaaaaaacaaagattttaAGAGCTTATTCAAAATGACATTTGGGATTTGTGACAATAAtggtatttaaatttataattttatacacGGATATAAAGTAaatgtaaaaagaaataaagtgaGAAATTGAAGTTCATGAATCCTAACATTCAATGCATACTAATCTTGTTATAGATAAATGCTTGCAATTATGACAAACGAATTCACATTCACATAGGAGATGCTTATAGAAAAGTAGCAATAATAGCAAGTACTGGTTAATAAAAGTTTCTCACAAGAAtcacaagaaaaacaaatttccagccaaaatataaaataaaattcagttttaaccccaaaaaaaaaaaaaaaagaaaaaaaaaattgtgtaatttTTTCACAGCCTTACCATACTGTCCATACCACAATATATATACGCCATGTTTGACGTTTCCGTTGtactagttttttttattacgGCTAATTTAccacctgaaaaaaaaaaaaaaaaaggttttataattacttttatattttaaatggtttcggCTTGGGCCAGTACCACAAAGATGTTACCATGTGGCCGTTGCGAATCCGCATTGCCAAATGGCCAACTGTAAATTTTCACGAGTTGGATcagagaatttatttatttttttaataatttatttataatttttttttatgaacgtAGTTTAGTCATTAGTGagtgattaaaatattaaataatgtgatttttttttttaaaaaaggtaaaattacaaataaaataaataattctttattttgtatTGGGGCTGGGTTGATTTTAAATCctataatatttttagttttcaattgatCAAATATAAGTATTTGTAAGTTTAATCTAATAGTAAAATAGTTGAGGatgaaatcttttattttttttggtctataATATATTGTAACGtattgggagaaaaaaaaagtcaatttagataaaaagaaatgataaCGAAGAAGATAGTTTTAGAAATTGAGCAAATTTATTTATACTGTAAAATGATAGATTGAAATTATGGAAatgttgaaattaaaaattatttatgatatttaaaatataaaaaaataaaaataaaaataaattatgggaATTGGACATCATATCCAAAACTCTACAATGATCAACCCTTAAATCATTAaagatcaaatttaaaattgggCAGCATCATATTGAAATCCTGCAATAA includes the following:
- the LOC107412856 gene encoding SH3 domain-containing protein 3 isoform X1 codes for the protein MDALRKQASKLREQVAKQQQAVIKQFSGTGYESSDVVVIDELEMQRHQQLEKLYRSTRAGKDLQKEIVKAAESFTAIGYKHIETGTKLSEDCCRYGVENINDNILAKGASIYGDARKHVEKEQEEFNKLLSLQVLDPLRAMITGAPLEDARHLAQRYSRMRQEAEAQAAEVSRRQARVREAPSPEHVAKLHAAEAKMQELKANMAVLGKEAAAALAAVESQQQRLTFQRLVSMVCMDYVEGEKTYHLRIAAILGEVEAEMVSEKQRKESAPPVIPSDNFSGQTMYFLAEAMHPFTAASEKELSLSVGDYVVVRKVSPSGWSEGECKGKAGWFPSAYVEKRQRLPTNNGAAEAY
- the LOC107412856 gene encoding SH3 domain-containing protein 3 isoform X2; its protein translation is MDALRKQASKLREQVAKQQQAVIKQFSGTGYESSDVVVIDELEMQRHQQLEKLYRSTRAGKDLQKEIVKAAESFTAIGYKHIETGTKLSEDCCRYGVENINDNILAKGASIYGDARKHVEKEQEEFNKLLSLQVLDPLRAMITGAPLEDARHLAQRYSRMRQEAEAQAAEVSRRQARVREAPSPEHVAKLHAAEAKMQELKANMAVLGKEAAAALAAVESQQQRLTFQRLVSMVEGEKTYHLRIAAILGEVEAEMVSEKQRKESAPPVIPSDNFSGQTMYFLAEAMHPFTAASEKELSLSVGDYVVVRKVSPSGWSEGECKGKAGWFPSAYVEKRQRLPTNNGAAEAY